The following proteins are co-located in the Paludibaculum fermentans genome:
- a CDS encoding PEP-CTERM sorting domain-containing protein (PEP-CTERM proteins occur, often in large numbers, in the proteomes of bacteria that also encode an exosortase, a predicted intramembrane cysteine proteinase. The presence of a PEP-CTERM domain at a protein's C-terminus predicts cleavage within the sorting domain, followed by covalent anchoring to some some component of the (usually Gram-negative) cell surface. Many PEP-CTERM proteins exhibit an unusual sequence composition that includes large numbers of potential glycosylation sites. Expression of one such protein has been shown restore the ability of a bacterium to form floc, a type of biofilm.), whose product MSWAKLLTLGLLVSAPFATASPVTASSSLQGDVSDQGFANPVVYFTFMGKSTNVNGTVWRAFWVFDLPSGLAPVTEATFVVQPSGYFGDGAQHTVVFTDFLLSPSLLSASYTAGDATGQSIFADLGAGAVYGQLNVVPSDARVDCSTPSCTVQPGHTLSLKLNSAGLSAINAKLGASFVIGGYVSTTSPNLVGDSDGVQLGTYFNHSIAELQLQSVPEPGTASLFVLAGLAAFARQRFRRRSPGSQAALGAAPGHDQRDVVVLRGSGGKARQRLQ is encoded by the coding sequence ATGTCCTGGGCTAAACTTCTCACTCTGGGTTTGCTGGTCTCCGCACCCTTCGCGACCGCCAGTCCGGTCACTGCGTCCTCGTCCCTGCAGGGCGACGTGTCCGATCAGGGTTTTGCCAATCCGGTCGTCTACTTCACATTCATGGGCAAGTCCACGAATGTTAACGGTACGGTCTGGCGCGCATTTTGGGTTTTCGACCTGCCCTCCGGCCTCGCACCCGTCACGGAAGCGACGTTTGTGGTGCAACCCAGCGGCTACTTCGGCGATGGCGCGCAACACACGGTCGTGTTCACTGACTTTTTGCTGTCTCCCTCGCTCCTCTCGGCGAGCTACACGGCGGGCGACGCGACCGGGCAGTCGATCTTCGCCGACCTGGGTGCGGGCGCCGTCTATGGCCAGTTGAATGTCGTGCCCTCCGACGCCAGGGTCGATTGCAGCACCCCCTCCTGCACCGTCCAACCAGGCCATACCCTTTCGCTCAAGTTGAATTCGGCCGGCCTTTCCGCCATCAACGCGAAACTCGGTGCGTCCTTCGTGATCGGCGGGTACGTGTCCACCACCAGCCCCAACCTTGTCGGTGATTCGGACGGCGTGCAACTGGGCACTTACTTCAACCACAGCATCGCTGAACTCCAGCTCCAATCCGTGCCGGAACCGGGCACGGCGAGCCTGTTCGTGCTGGCTGGCCTGGCCGCATTCGCCAGACAGCGCTTCCGGCGTAGATCGCCCGGTTCGCAGGCTGCGCTAGGCGCTGCGCCGGGCCACGATCAGCGTGATGTCGTCGTGTTGCGGGGCTCCGGCGGCAAAGCGCGTCAACGCCTCCAGTAG
- a CDS encoding SpoIIE family protein phosphatase, protein MDLTHWKQRLALSALLVICGAVEARFIYTSLTPLFQQVPRIPGVIDPENLALGQVKEFATHGGIKEGDTLLAVNGVPIHSGFDAAHEFFARPGGTHVQFTVRTGDGPPRTVDLVTPIQTMTELGDFAFTLGLNIILPVLCIGLGFLVAFRRPSDPTALAILWLLLSLAFMQRSNGYERYSWGVWMSGTAILLDVFSNAWPAAWCAVALLFPDGRWRRGPLSWISLAAIVIYTPHDAARAALVAGMFAEPKVWAILRPLEHLPKALTQSWHFALIGLGLLCFLVKFRAETHPAARRRMRWMLAGLMLGILPNTALMVSAVLLNRDLNDYPIWLLMPGVLAPILIPVTLAYSMLVDRLFDLGVVFRQGLLASRTVTALRLLVNAILLWVAFSGRGWIVTLLCLAGIMVVSYGTDHVRAWVDRRFFREAVNTEQVLIELSNQVRRITDPKKLLEIVQDRIQAALHITRIELLPAGGYQDFGDLILPLTTPDQDYGALRLGPKLSEEPYSRRDLQLLESVASQTALALDVSRLTATVATETAQRERLNNELEIASQVQQRLFPKRAPQIQGLDLAGCCVPAQSVGGDYYDFLTTPGGAVGLAIGDVAGKGVPAALLMAGLQASLRGLILGGVTDLRELMAKLNVLVYDASPANRFATFFYGVYEPAGGALRYSCAGHNPSLLLRATGEHHWLKTPGVGLGMTRRAQYEQAEAALQPGDMLVLYTDGVTEARNPQGEEFGEDRLLDALRAAPGAGAQAAADQLLEALTRFAAGAPQHDDITLIVARRSA, encoded by the coding sequence TTGGACTTGACGCATTGGAAACAGCGCCTTGCCCTCTCCGCCCTGCTGGTGATTTGCGGAGCGGTGGAGGCGCGGTTCATCTACACTTCGCTCACGCCACTCTTCCAGCAAGTCCCGCGTATTCCGGGAGTCATTGATCCCGAGAACCTCGCCCTGGGCCAGGTGAAGGAGTTTGCGACGCACGGCGGAATCAAGGAAGGGGACACGCTGCTGGCGGTCAACGGGGTGCCGATCCACTCCGGCTTCGATGCCGCCCATGAGTTCTTCGCCAGGCCGGGTGGAACGCACGTCCAATTTACGGTGCGTACGGGGGACGGTCCGCCCCGCACCGTCGATCTGGTGACCCCCATCCAGACCATGACCGAGTTGGGCGACTTTGCGTTCACCCTTGGCCTGAACATCATCCTGCCCGTCCTCTGCATCGGGCTCGGCTTCCTGGTTGCCTTCCGCCGGCCCTCCGACCCAACCGCCCTCGCCATCCTCTGGTTGCTGCTGAGCCTGGCCTTCATGCAACGCTCCAACGGCTACGAGCGTTATAGCTGGGGCGTGTGGATGAGCGGAACCGCCATTTTGCTGGACGTATTCTCGAACGCCTGGCCCGCCGCCTGGTGCGCGGTCGCGCTGCTCTTTCCCGATGGACGCTGGCGCCGGGGGCCGCTGTCGTGGATCTCCCTCGCCGCGATTGTCATCTATACGCCGCATGACGCCGCGCGCGCCGCGCTGGTCGCCGGCATGTTCGCCGAGCCCAAGGTCTGGGCCATCCTCCGGCCTCTGGAACATCTCCCGAAGGCACTCACCCAGTCGTGGCACTTTGCCCTGATTGGCCTCGGCCTGCTGTGCTTCCTGGTGAAATTCCGAGCCGAAACCCATCCCGCCGCACGCCGCCGCATGCGCTGGATGCTCGCCGGGCTCATGCTGGGCATCCTGCCGAATACCGCGCTGATGGTCTCAGCCGTGCTGCTCAACCGGGACCTGAACGACTACCCGATCTGGCTGCTCATGCCCGGCGTGCTGGCTCCCATCCTGATCCCGGTCACACTGGCCTACAGCATGCTCGTTGACCGCCTGTTCGACCTTGGCGTGGTCTTCCGCCAGGGACTGCTCGCCTCCCGCACGGTGACTGCCCTGCGGTTGCTGGTCAATGCCATCCTACTCTGGGTCGCCTTCAGCGGCCGCGGCTGGATTGTCACCCTGCTCTGCCTCGCCGGGATTATGGTGGTCAGCTATGGCACAGATCACGTCCGAGCCTGGGTGGACCGCCGTTTCTTCCGCGAGGCGGTGAATACCGAGCAGGTGCTGATCGAGCTTTCCAACCAGGTCCGGCGCATTACGGACCCCAAGAAACTGCTGGAGATCGTGCAGGACCGCATCCAGGCCGCACTGCATATCACCCGCATTGAACTGCTGCCCGCCGGCGGCTACCAGGATTTTGGCGACCTCATCCTGCCGCTTACGACGCCCGACCAGGATTACGGCGCCCTGCGCCTGGGCCCCAAGCTCTCCGAGGAGCCCTACTCGCGCCGCGACCTGCAACTTCTGGAATCGGTCGCGAGCCAGACCGCGCTCGCCCTGGATGTCTCCCGGCTCACGGCCACGGTCGCCACGGAAACCGCGCAGCGCGAACGTTTGAACAATGAGCTCGAGATCGCCAGCCAGGTCCAGCAGCGGTTGTTTCCCAAGCGCGCCCCACAGATACAGGGGCTCGACCTCGCCGGCTGCTGCGTGCCCGCCCAATCGGTGGGTGGCGACTACTACGACTTCCTCACGACACCCGGCGGAGCCGTCGGCCTGGCCATCGGCGATGTCGCGGGCAAGGGCGTCCCCGCCGCACTATTGATGGCGGGGCTGCAGGCGTCGCTGCGGGGCCTGATCCTGGGCGGCGTGACGGATCTGCGCGAACTGATGGCCAAGTTGAACGTGCTGGTGTACGACGCGTCCCCAGCCAACCGCTTCGCGACGTTCTTCTACGGGGTGTATGAGCCAGCCGGCGGCGCCCTGCGTTATTCCTGTGCCGGCCATAATCCGAGCCTGCTGCTGCGAGCCACGGGGGAGCACCACTGGCTAAAGACGCCGGGCGTCGGGCTGGGCATGACGCGGCGGGCTCAGTACGAACAGGCGGAGGCGGCCCTTCAGCCCGGAGACATGCTGGTGCTCTACACCGACGGCGTGACCGAGGCCCGCAACCCCCAGGGCGAAGAGTTCGGAGAAGACCGGCTGCTGGACGCCCTGCGGGCCGCACCCGGAGCGGGCGCCCAGGCGGCGGCGGATCAACTACTGGAGGCGTTGACGCGCTTTGCCGCCGGAGCCCCGCAACACGACGACATCACGCTGATCGTGGCCCGGCGCAGCGCCTAG
- the selD gene encoding selenide, water dikinase SelD: MKKLTAHVKAAGUASKLSPKVLDQVLPGVPRLRNSNVLVGFDTSDDAGVYKLSPECALVQTVDFFTPIVDDPYTYGAIAAANALSDVYAMGGRPVTALSVLCYPGKGDLEDLEAILKGGAEKMIEAECAVVGGHSVNDEEIKFGYAVTGTVHPDRIWTNAGARPGDVLVLTKPLGTGVISTALKRGLASDEHVAASIASMLKLNKVDTEAHGCTDVTGFGLMGHGREMALASNVTLEIDSSALEFLAGALEYAAAGAVPGGLNNNRAFASSCVLVSEGIRPEVEALLYDPQTSGGLLLSQSPEQAEGRPVGRVIGRVLERGAKPIQVL; the protein is encoded by the coding sequence ATGAAGAAATTGACCGCGCACGTCAAAGCCGCCGGTTGAGCGTCCAAGCTCAGTCCAAAGGTTTTGGACCAGGTGCTGCCAGGCGTTCCGCGCCTGCGCAATTCTAACGTTCTGGTGGGGTTTGATACGTCGGACGATGCCGGCGTCTACAAGCTCAGCCCGGAGTGTGCCCTGGTGCAGACAGTGGATTTCTTCACGCCAATCGTCGATGATCCTTACACTTACGGGGCCATCGCGGCGGCCAATGCGTTGAGCGATGTGTACGCGATGGGTGGGCGGCCGGTAACCGCGTTGTCGGTGCTGTGCTACCCGGGCAAGGGCGACCTGGAGGATCTGGAAGCGATCCTGAAGGGCGGCGCCGAGAAGATGATCGAGGCGGAATGCGCGGTGGTGGGCGGGCATAGCGTGAACGACGAAGAGATCAAATTCGGCTATGCGGTGACGGGCACGGTTCATCCTGACAGGATCTGGACCAATGCCGGCGCGCGGCCGGGCGATGTTCTGGTACTGACGAAGCCGCTGGGCACGGGTGTGATCTCGACGGCGCTGAAACGCGGCTTGGCCAGCGACGAGCATGTTGCGGCGTCCATCGCGTCGATGCTGAAGTTGAACAAAGTGGACACCGAGGCCCACGGCTGCACCGATGTTACTGGCTTTGGCCTGATGGGCCATGGGCGCGAGATGGCGCTGGCCAGCAACGTGACCTTGGAGATTGATTCGTCGGCACTCGAGTTCCTGGCAGGGGCATTGGAGTATGCCGCGGCGGGGGCTGTGCCCGGCGGGCTGAACAACAACCGGGCGTTTGCGTCCTCGTGCGTCCTGGTGAGCGAAGGAATCCGGCCCGAAGTGGAAGCCCTGCTCTACGATCCTCAGACCTCGGGCGGGTTGCTGTTGTCGCAATCGCCGGAGCAGGCCGAGGGGCGACCCGTGGGCCGGGTGATTGGCCGTGTCCTGGAACGGGGCGCAAAGCCCATTCAAGTCTTATGA
- the pyrF gene encoding orotidine-5'-phosphate decarboxylase — MNYNPIIVALDVPDAGEALSLVDRLATTVDFYKVGLELFTAEGPAVVREIIARRKQVFVDLKMYDIHETVKRAAARVAALGGSLLTVHSSPQVIRAAREAAAGTNLRILAVTVLTSFDQADLEDVGITGRTVAQQVEWLAAKAVDAGADGLVCSPLEVERLRSLIPRETLLVVPGVRSAGADHGDQKRVATPTSAMEAGASYLVVGREITRAAEPAAAADAILRALGTQLH; from the coding sequence ATGAACTACAACCCCATCATTGTTGCCCTCGACGTGCCGGACGCCGGAGAGGCGCTCAGCCTGGTCGACCGGCTGGCGACGACCGTCGATTTCTATAAGGTCGGCCTGGAGCTGTTTACCGCCGAAGGTCCGGCGGTGGTCCGGGAGATTATCGCCCGGCGCAAGCAGGTCTTCGTGGATCTGAAGATGTACGACATCCACGAGACCGTCAAGCGGGCGGCGGCGCGCGTGGCCGCCTTGGGCGGCAGCCTGTTGACCGTCCATTCCAGCCCGCAGGTGATCCGGGCGGCTCGTGAGGCGGCGGCCGGTACGAATCTGCGGATTCTGGCTGTGACCGTGCTGACGAGCTTCGACCAGGCGGATCTGGAAGACGTCGGGATCACGGGCCGCACGGTGGCCCAGCAGGTGGAATGGCTGGCCGCGAAGGCGGTGGACGCCGGGGCAGACGGGCTGGTGTGCTCGCCCCTGGAGGTGGAGCGGCTGAGGAGCCTGATCCCGCGCGAGACGCTGCTGGTGGTGCCGGGAGTCCGGTCGGCTGGCGCGGATCATGGTGACCAGAAGCGTGTCGCGACGCCCACGTCGGCCATGGAGGCCGGAGCCAGCTACCTGGTGGTGGGCCGCGAGATTACCAGGGCGGCGGAACCGGCGGCCGCGGCGGATGCGATCCTGCGCGCGCTGGGAACTCAACTACACTAA
- a CDS encoding DUF2203 domain-containing protein, translated as MARFFTLEQAQQLVPEVRRMLNEAVEARAELEESQQEIAECMRKAHQMGGVDLDTGRLVLLRKRVDELGKKLKEILDQFEELGIQVKDLNIGLVDFPTKYRGEEVLICYQLNETGVGYWHGLDEGFRGRKRIDRDFLDHHEGDLVH; from the coding sequence ATGGCTCGCTTTTTCACGCTCGAGCAGGCGCAACAGCTGGTGCCGGAGGTGCGCCGCATGCTCAATGAAGCGGTGGAGGCGCGCGCCGAACTGGAGGAGTCGCAGCAGGAGATCGCCGAGTGCATGCGGAAAGCCCACCAGATGGGCGGCGTGGACCTCGACACCGGGCGGCTGGTGTTGCTGCGAAAACGAGTGGATGAGCTGGGAAAAAAGCTCAAGGAGATCCTCGATCAGTTCGAAGAGTTAGGGATACAGGTGAAGGATCTCAACATCGGGCTTGTGGATTTCCCCACGAAGTACCGCGGTGAGGAAGTATTGATCTGCTACCAGCTCAACGAGACAGGTGTCGGCTACTGGCACGGTCTGGATGAGGGGTTCCGAGGCCGCAAGAGGATCGACCGGGACTTCCTGGATCATCACGAAGGCGATCTCGTTCATTAA
- a CDS encoding ABC transporter substrate binding protein: MIAPSHGMTILCLLAMTAGVRAGQPSTPGAEVSPPKRNVLILNSYHQNFPWTNDLVLGVEDVLSSLPFEVEVWTEFLDAKRKSGPAHEAWMQETLREKYRTLRLDLIVSSDDDALQFLLKHRDNLFGPVPVVFSGVSSPELIQQLPRDSYTGVVEEFDLQSYLDTALRLFPKVRHVFVVSDASASNQVHLRALRNIARRRTPLHFEFLDGSLLSFGQILEQLRALPPDSMVMTTSFTHDSSGLYVPLADAGAQIVRAAGAAPVFSPNSAQLGQGLAGGCANNGRAHGLQAGNLAKRVLEGAAPGGMSLVRHGVLQMVLDYAVLERHGVAPGLIPAGVLVINRPDRMTDFYARNRRLLWAGAAFTLIQFLIIAAMVANVLRRRLAERQLRASQAHLERAQKLARLGSWEKDPHTGALRWSDEVYRIHGLNSEIFEPTFDHLMELVHPDDRERIRTMAMTADKESRNRAMEYRIMRPDGRVRHVRSYGEFTQLRDGRHMVMGTVQDVTEMKEIEEQFRHVQRVESLGTLAGGIAHDFNNLLTVINGYSQMLLGRIGEGDQNRRLLVEIQRAGQRAADLTRQLLAFSRKQVLQPQVLDLNEVVVSMQGLLVPLLGETVELRFQTAKPLMRVRADRTQLAQVLLNLAANAHDAMPVGGAFTIRTANEEITEARSSQSMDLQPGSYVALYAMDTGSGMDEATRERIFEPFFTTKEVGKGTGLGLSSVYGIVKQSGGHISVFSKPGQGATFRILLPAVGDPEAEAAVQSWGPGRQASQHVILLVEDQGQVRELARETLSQLGYRTYAASSGEQALELFGKADPPVELLITDVVMPGMSGPELAERLLQLNPRLGVLYISGYPGDSLEYENGSGTGRILRKPFLPKDLEVMVEEMLAAVGEPDGVE, from the coding sequence ATGATCGCTCCCTCGCATGGAATGACCATTCTGTGCCTGTTGGCGATGACGGCCGGAGTGCGGGCGGGCCAACCGTCCACGCCGGGCGCGGAGGTGTCTCCGCCCAAGCGCAATGTCCTGATCCTGAACTCCTATCACCAGAACTTCCCCTGGACGAATGATCTCGTGCTGGGCGTGGAGGACGTGCTGTCGTCGCTGCCTTTCGAGGTGGAGGTCTGGACGGAGTTCCTGGACGCGAAACGCAAGAGCGGCCCGGCCCACGAGGCCTGGATGCAGGAGACTCTGCGGGAGAAGTACCGGACCCTGCGGCTGGATCTCATTGTTTCCTCGGACGACGACGCCCTCCAGTTCCTGCTGAAGCACCGCGACAACCTGTTCGGCCCCGTGCCCGTCGTATTTTCCGGAGTTTCCAGCCCGGAGCTCATCCAGCAACTGCCGAGGGATTCGTACACGGGGGTAGTGGAGGAGTTTGATCTCCAGAGCTACCTGGACACGGCGCTGCGGCTCTTCCCGAAGGTACGGCACGTGTTTGTGGTCTCCGACGCATCGGCTTCGAACCAGGTACACCTGCGGGCGTTGCGGAACATTGCACGGCGGCGGACTCCGCTGCATTTCGAATTCCTGGACGGCTCGCTGCTGTCGTTCGGCCAGATCCTGGAGCAGTTGCGGGCGTTGCCGCCGGATTCCATGGTGATGACGACGAGCTTTACCCACGACAGTTCCGGCCTGTATGTGCCGCTGGCGGACGCGGGCGCCCAGATCGTGCGGGCCGCGGGGGCGGCGCCTGTGTTCAGTCCGAACAGCGCGCAACTGGGCCAGGGGCTTGCGGGGGGCTGCGCCAACAACGGCCGCGCGCATGGCCTGCAGGCCGGCAATCTCGCGAAGCGGGTGCTGGAAGGCGCGGCGCCCGGGGGCATGTCGCTGGTGCGGCACGGCGTGCTCCAGATGGTGCTCGACTATGCGGTGCTGGAGCGGCATGGGGTGGCCCCCGGGCTGATCCCGGCCGGCGTGCTGGTGATCAACCGGCCCGACAGGATGACCGATTTCTATGCCCGCAACCGCCGTCTGCTATGGGCCGGCGCGGCCTTTACACTGATCCAGTTCCTGATCATCGCCGCGATGGTGGCGAATGTCCTGCGGCGGCGGCTGGCGGAGCGGCAACTGCGCGCCAGCCAGGCTCACCTGGAACGGGCCCAGAAGCTGGCCCGCCTCGGCAGTTGGGAAAAGGATCCGCACACGGGGGCGCTTCGCTGGTCCGATGAGGTCTACCGGATCCATGGGCTGAATTCGGAAATCTTCGAGCCTACGTTCGACCACCTGATGGAACTTGTCCATCCGGATGACCGCGAGCGCATCCGGACCATGGCCATGACGGCCGATAAGGAGTCGCGGAACCGGGCCATGGAGTACCGGATCATGCGCCCGGACGGCCGGGTCCGCCACGTCCGGTCCTACGGCGAGTTCACCCAGTTGCGGGACGGCCGGCACATGGTGATGGGCACGGTGCAGGACGTGACGGAGATGAAGGAGATTGAGGAGCAGTTCCGCCATGTGCAGCGCGTGGAGTCGCTGGGTACCCTGGCCGGCGGGATTGCCCACGACTTCAATAACCTGCTGACGGTCATCAACGGCTACAGCCAAATGCTGCTGGGGCGCATCGGGGAAGGGGACCAGAACCGCCGGCTGCTGGTCGAAATTCAAAGGGCCGGGCAGCGCGCGGCCGACCTGACGAGGCAGCTTCTGGCGTTCAGCCGCAAGCAGGTGCTGCAGCCGCAGGTTCTGGATCTGAATGAAGTGGTTGTGTCCATGCAGGGTTTGCTCGTCCCTCTGCTGGGTGAGACCGTGGAACTTCGATTCCAGACCGCAAAGCCGCTGATGAGGGTGCGGGCCGACCGGACCCAACTGGCGCAGGTCCTGCTGAACCTGGCGGCCAATGCGCACGATGCGATGCCGGTGGGCGGCGCGTTCACGATCCGGACCGCGAATGAGGAGATCACCGAGGCGCGCTCGTCCCAGTCGATGGATCTCCAGCCGGGTTCCTATGTGGCGCTGTACGCCATGGACACGGGCTCGGGCATGGACGAGGCGACGCGGGAGCGGATTTTTGAGCCGTTCTTCACAACCAAAGAGGTAGGGAAGGGCACCGGACTGGGGCTGTCCAGCGTGTATGGAATCGTGAAGCAGAGCGGTGGGCACATCTCCGTCTTCAGCAAGCCGGGCCAGGGCGCGACGTTCCGTATCCTGCTGCCGGCGGTGGGTGACCCGGAAGCCGAGGCCGCGGTGCAGTCGTGGGGGCCCGGCAGGCAGGCCAGCCAGCACGTCATTCTGCTGGTGGAAGATCAGGGGCAGGTGCGGGAACTTGCGCGGGAGACTTTGTCCCAGTTGGGCTACCGGACGTACGCGGCGTCCAGCGGCGAGCAGGCGCTGGAACTGTTCGGCAAGGCGGATCCACCGGTGGAGCTACTCATCACCGACGTCGTGATGCCGGGCATGAGCGGACCGGAACTCGCTGAGCGGCTGCTGCAGCTCAATCCCAGGCTCGGCGTGCTCTACATCTCGGGCTATCCCGGTGATTCATTGGAATACGAGAACGGTTCCGGGACGGGTCGCATCCTGCGTAAGCCATTCCTTCCGAAAGACTTGGAAGTCATGGTGGAGGAAATGCTCGCCGCGGTGGGTGAACCTGACGGAGTGGAATGA
- a CDS encoding DUF507 family protein: MLLAKEFVTYLSRQLAAKLGSNIIEISNPTAVAELMGTIITDELSVEDKLNDEVRTLLEEYSVYMSNNSISYSEMFRRIKNQLVAQRKVVKASGRDTGDPMKLSRDKINEISHKVVTALRKSRDCRFRRDSNDVRLELVRLISEILQNEDKAEKAARAKIRTMKKEIPEGSEEWDLLHKRYYAEELRNFGIDLAH; encoded by the coding sequence ATGCTCCTCGCCAAAGAATTCGTCACTTATCTAAGCCGCCAACTGGCAGCAAAGCTTGGTTCCAACATCATCGAAATCTCCAACCCCACCGCCGTGGCGGAGTTGATGGGGACGATCATTACCGATGAGTTGTCCGTGGAAGACAAGCTGAATGACGAGGTGCGCACGCTGTTGGAAGAGTACTCCGTGTACATGTCCAACAACAGCATCAGTTATTCGGAGATGTTCCGCCGCATCAAGAACCAGTTGGTTGCCCAGCGCAAAGTGGTGAAGGCCAGCGGCCGCGATACCGGCGATCCGATGAAGCTGAGCCGCGACAAGATCAACGAGATCTCGCATAAAGTGGTCACCGCGCTGCGCAAATCGCGGGATTGCCGCTTTCGCCGGGATTCCAATGACGTGCGGCTGGAACTGGTCCGGCTGATCTCCGAGATCCTGCAGAATGAAGACAAGGCGGAGAAGGCGGCACGCGCCAAGATCCGCACGATGAAGAAGGAAATTCCCGAGGGCAGCGAGGAGTGGGATCTGCTGCACAAGCGGTATTACGCCGAAGAGCTCCGGAATTTCGGTATCGACCTGGCTCACTAG
- the rbsK gene encoding ribokinase, which yields MMQIPSLVVTGSLNMDFVVQVDRLPAPGETTLGGNFQMIPGGKGANQACAAGKLATNGRVRMVGCVGLDPFADHLKASLAAAGVDVSTVRAARQTPTGVALIWVEKSGQNSIVVAPGANAMLAPGDIESAHAAYEGARCALFQLETPLEAVAAAMRAGHKAGALTILDPAPARRLPAELLALVDILTPNESEACILLDRVPTRVTFAEAPEIARALRALGPKAVVLKLGDQGCFYSDDQRELAVQGFTVEVVDTTAAGDTFNAGLAVALAEGFEIPTALRFANAAAALSVTRLGAQASAPSREEVDAFIARSDG from the coding sequence ATGATGCAGATCCCCTCGTTGGTCGTCACCGGTTCGTTGAACATGGACTTTGTGGTGCAGGTCGACCGTCTGCCCGCGCCCGGAGAGACCACGCTGGGCGGCAACTTCCAGATGATCCCGGGCGGCAAGGGCGCGAACCAGGCGTGCGCAGCCGGGAAGCTGGCGACGAACGGCCGGGTGCGGATGGTGGGGTGCGTCGGGCTGGATCCGTTTGCCGACCATCTGAAGGCGAGCCTGGCGGCGGCGGGCGTGGACGTTTCCACTGTGCGTGCCGCGCGGCAGACCCCCACGGGTGTGGCGCTGATCTGGGTGGAGAAGTCGGGGCAGAACTCGATCGTGGTGGCTCCGGGTGCCAATGCGATGCTGGCGCCGGGCGATATCGAGTCGGCCCACGCGGCTTATGAAGGAGCGCGTTGCGCCCTGTTCCAGCTCGAGACTCCGCTGGAGGCCGTGGCGGCGGCGATGCGCGCCGGCCACAAGGCAGGGGCGCTGACGATCCTGGATCCGGCTCCGGCGCGGCGGCTGCCGGCCGAGTTGCTGGCGCTTGTCGACATCCTAACTCCGAACGAGAGCGAGGCGTGCATCCTGCTGGATCGGGTACCGACCCGGGTGACCTTTGCCGAGGCGCCGGAGATCGCCAGGGCGTTGCGCGCTCTGGGGCCGAAGGCCGTGGTGTTGAAGTTGGGTGACCAGGGCTGCTTCTACTCGGATGACCAGCGGGAACTCGCCGTGCAAGGTTTCACGGTCGAGGTAGTGGATACAACCGCGGCGGGCGATACGTTTAACGCGGGATTGGCCGTGGCATTGGCCGAGGGCTTCGAAATCCCCACGGCATTGCGGTTTGCCAACGCGGCGGCGGCGCTCTCCGTGACACGCCTGGGCGCACAGGCCTCGGCGCCATCGAGGGAAGAAGTCGACGCGTTTATTGCCCGGTCGGACGGGTAG
- a CDS encoding tetratricopeptide repeat protein, translating to MRILLPLLMASCFAADLPADLLKARDAQDRAALDKIAAAADSEAQAKSNDAAVLYKAAQAQLIRAEVSMELRDKNAARGAAEAGIRVAEKAVALKPNMGEYHRILGTLCGQVIPANVLAGMKYGKCALDEVNKAVELAPKAASGYLSRAVGNYYLPASFGGGPELALKDVDKALELDPKDADAWLWKGIILRKLARNADARKALAKSQELHPERLWTKQQLEKTPEK from the coding sequence ATGCGGATCCTGCTTCCCCTTCTGATGGCATCCTGTTTCGCGGCCGATCTGCCGGCCGATCTCCTCAAGGCGCGCGACGCCCAGGACCGTGCGGCCCTCGACAAAATCGCCGCCGCTGCCGACTCCGAGGCCCAGGCCAAATCGAATGACGCCGCGGTCCTCTATAAAGCCGCCCAGGCCCAGTTGATCCGCGCGGAAGTCTCGATGGAGCTGCGCGACAAGAACGCCGCCCGCGGCGCCGCCGAGGCCGGCATCCGCGTGGCCGAAAAGGCCGTCGCCCTCAAGCCCAACATGGGCGAGTACCACAGGATCCTGGGCACGCTCTGCGGCCAGGTGATCCCCGCCAACGTGCTCGCCGGGATGAAGTACGGCAAGTGCGCCCTCGACGAAGTGAACAAGGCCGTCGAGCTGGCGCCCAAGGCCGCCTCCGGCTACCTCAGCCGCGCCGTCGGCAACTACTATCTGCCGGCCTCCTTCGGCGGCGGCCCCGAACTCGCTCTCAAGGATGTCGACAAGGCGCTGGAACTCGATCCCAAGGATGCCGACGCCTGGTTGTGGAAGGGCATCATCCTGCGCAAACTGGCGCGCAACGCCGATGCCCGCAAGGCCCTCGCCAAGAGCCAGGAACTCCACCCTGAGCGCCTCTGGACCAAGCAACAACTGGAAAAGACGCCCGAGAAGTGA